One stretch of Rhodohalobacter mucosus DNA includes these proteins:
- a CDS encoding DUF6265 family protein: protein MKEKLAIVCLLFLLPFSLLNAQNTLTLADGESGPEAEIQQVAWLEGHWKAEALGGTAEEYWSAPAGNAMMGMFRLLRDGQIVFYEIFTITEESGSLLLRIKHFHPDLKGWEEKDDTVDFPLVKVSEEGVWFDGLTMLKADSDTLMVYVRSESQDGAISELEFPYRRVD, encoded by the coding sequence ATGAAGGAGAAGCTTGCAATCGTATGTCTGCTTTTTCTGCTGCCATTCAGCCTGCTGAATGCTCAGAATACGCTCACACTGGCTGATGGCGAATCGGGACCTGAGGCGGAAATACAACAGGTGGCATGGCTGGAAGGCCACTGGAAAGCAGAGGCCCTGGGCGGAACGGCCGAGGAATACTGGAGCGCCCCTGCGGGAAATGCGATGATGGGAATGTTCAGATTGCTTCGTGACGGTCAGATCGTATTCTACGAAATCTTCACCATCACAGAAGAGTCCGGTTCCCTGTTGCTGCGCATCAAGCATTTTCATCCTGATCTGAAAGGCTGGGAGGAGAAAGATGATACGGTTGACTTTCCCCTTGTAAAGGTAAGTGAGGAAGGCGTCTGGTTCGATGGACTCACCATGCTTAAAGCGGATTCCGATACGCTGATGGTGTACGTTCGAAGTGAGTCACAGGATGGAGCCATTTCAGAGCTGGAGTTTCCCTACAGGCGGGTGGATTGA
- a CDS encoding ABC transporter permease, whose protein sequence is MFRNHLLFAFRYFRRRKGMVAISSAGLIAGIAAFLFILQYAAFEFSVNRFHEHADDIYRVVNIDKEGVAEINLPPGFASFIEESVPGVDQATRFTGYACNGVVVPIDESNDLNPVREESCIIGDGKFRELFTFPLAEGNGDLSQPGLALLTRSSAEKYFGTDKVVGRTFRISNQFGTGLFTVSGVLQNLPETSGFTFNMILSFASLNDPSYRGEVGWADPNGMENGFTQTYLKIHPDADSEEIEATLTGLAIQSGRDDTEAIRLQPLSHLHLAPSIGYDLPTTGNFTTLLFILAVGLMIISVAWGNYINLTTALGLERSRQIGVQKSLGATRPQLISQFLTESFLFGLCCLLLALVLIELFQPLFNTLLQRELGLYVLNRPAVWITGGLVFIAGILISGLYVATVLTSLEPSDILKGNYGRSEKGTFLRQSMVVFQFAVSVLFIVVALVFSRQLDYMQEKDLGMEIENKLVIRGPSVQPDSETVRAESFKDELSKLSFVQKVSGSNNIPGSGYNFFANRITDSTPSPEDERKSYGMLLVDQNYLDTFDIQLLAGDTFSLSQIDVGWSGNAMILNRAATGELGFDSPEAAVESEVFWGENVYRVQGVIENYHHLGLQSAIDPMILLPLNANGYFTLMTNGDIQGAQLDQLRELYGGFFPGNPFEFFFLDEKYDEQYVAESRFSTLFTIASVMAIIIACLGLFGLAAYSAAIRTREIGVRKVLGASVWSIVLMLSRDFMKWVLIGYLIALPLSGLMMNRWLQNFAYRTELDIWIFLTAGVAAFFIAMITVGTRVLSSAMANPVQTLRTDG, encoded by the coding sequence ATGTTCAGAAATCACTTATTGTTTGCATTCCGCTACTTCAGGCGGAGAAAAGGTATGGTTGCCATCTCGTCGGCAGGTCTGATAGCCGGTATCGCTGCGTTCCTGTTTATTCTGCAGTATGCAGCATTCGAATTCAGCGTAAATCGTTTTCATGAGCATGCCGACGACATTTACAGGGTTGTGAATATTGATAAGGAGGGTGTTGCAGAAATCAACTTACCGCCCGGATTTGCTTCGTTTATTGAAGAGTCGGTTCCCGGAGTAGATCAGGCAACCCGATTTACAGGATACGCATGCAACGGCGTAGTGGTACCCATCGATGAGTCGAATGATCTGAACCCGGTTCGCGAAGAGTCATGCATTATCGGGGACGGTAAATTCAGGGAGCTCTTCACATTTCCGCTGGCAGAGGGTAACGGAGACCTGTCGCAGCCCGGACTGGCACTTCTTACAAGATCATCAGCAGAAAAATATTTTGGTACGGACAAGGTTGTCGGAAGAACCTTTCGAATCAGCAACCAATTTGGGACAGGTCTATTTACAGTCTCGGGTGTCCTGCAAAATCTGCCGGAAACATCCGGGTTTACTTTTAACATGATCTTGTCGTTCGCCTCGTTGAATGACCCGTCCTATCGCGGAGAGGTTGGCTGGGCAGACCCGAATGGAATGGAAAACGGATTCACACAAACCTATCTCAAAATCCATCCGGATGCAGACAGTGAAGAAATTGAGGCCACGCTCACAGGACTGGCAATACAGTCGGGTCGTGATGACACGGAAGCTATCCGGCTTCAGCCACTGAGCCATCTTCATTTGGCACCATCGATAGGGTACGACCTTCCAACTACGGGAAATTTCACCACATTGCTTTTCATTCTGGCTGTAGGCCTGATGATTATTTCAGTTGCGTGGGGGAACTACATCAACCTGACAACAGCACTTGGGTTGGAGAGATCTCGTCAGATCGGTGTGCAGAAGTCGCTGGGAGCAACCCGGCCCCAGTTGATTTCTCAATTTCTGACCGAGTCGTTCCTATTTGGCCTTTGCTGCCTCTTGTTGGCGCTGGTTCTCATCGAACTCTTCCAGCCGCTTTTTAATACGTTGCTGCAGCGGGAGCTTGGCCTTTACGTTTTGAACAGGCCGGCTGTATGGATTACAGGTGGACTGGTATTTATTGCGGGGATCCTGATTTCCGGGCTGTATGTGGCAACCGTACTTACATCACTGGAACCTTCCGATATTTTAAAAGGAAATTACGGACGGTCGGAGAAGGGCACTTTTCTTCGTCAATCCATGGTCGTGTTTCAGTTCGCTGTATCGGTTCTTTTCATTGTTGTTGCTTTGGTCTTCAGCCGACAGCTGGATTATATGCAGGAGAAGGATCTTGGGATGGAGATTGAAAACAAATTGGTGATCAGAGGGCCATCTGTTCAGCCGGATTCAGAGACTGTTAGAGCAGAATCGTTCAAGGATGAGCTCTCAAAGCTGAGCTTTGTACAAAAGGTTTCCGGTTCCAATAATATTCCAGGGTCGGGGTACAATTTCTTTGCCAACCGGATCACCGACAGTACTCCTTCGCCGGAGGACGAACGAAAGAGCTACGGCATGCTTCTGGTGGATCAAAACTACCTGGATACCTTTGACATACAGTTGTTGGCCGGCGATACCTTTTCGCTATCACAAATTGATGTCGGCTGGTCTGGAAACGCCATGATTCTTAACCGGGCTGCCACGGGTGAATTGGGTTTTGATTCCCCTGAAGCGGCTGTTGAAAGTGAGGTATTTTGGGGTGAAAATGTGTACAGGGTCCAGGGGGTTATCGAAAATTACCATCACCTTGGGCTGCAGAGTGCCATTGATCCCATGATTCTGTTGCCATTGAATGCAAACGGATACTTTACGCTAATGACCAATGGTGACATTCAGGGAGCCCAACTTGATCAATTAAGAGAACTTTACGGGGGATTTTTTCCCGGAAATCCGTTTGAATTCTTTTTTCTGGACGAAAAATATGATGAACAGTATGTAGCTGAGTCCAGGTTTAGCACCCTTTTCACGATCGCATCCGTGATGGCCATCATCATTGCTTGTCTCGGTTTATTTGGATTAGCCGCCTACTCTGCCGCCATAAGGACCCGTGAGATCGGTGTAAGAAAAGTGCTTGGAGCTTCCGTCTGGAGCATCGTCTTAATGTTAAGTCGTGATTTTATGAAGTGGGTGCTTATCGGTTACCTTATTGCCCTACCGCTGTCAGGATTAATGATGAATCGGTGGCTGCAGAATTTTGCCTATCGAACAGAGCTGGACATCTGGATCTTTCTGACTGCGGGCGTTGCGGCTTTTTTTATAGCGATGATCACCGTTGGAACGCGTGTTCTCTCTTCCGCAATGGCAAATCCTGTACAGACTCTGCGAACAGACGGGTAA
- a CDS encoding ABC transporter ATP-binding protein, translated as MITLRNIDKYIDKRFQRTFILRGIDLDIEEGEFVTIMGPSGAGKSTLLNILGFLDDASAGEYSFLGEPVHNLSEKKKSDYHKSHIGFVFQAYHLIDELTVYENIEMPLLYRKVKGSQRKAMVAEMLDRFNIVAKKDLFPNQLSGGQQQVVGVARAIIGSPKLLLADEPTGNLHSGQSEEIMEIFKMLNEEGVTIVQVTHSEKMAGYGNRIINMKDGVLTEEDPYPDKEEAISK; from the coding sequence ATGATCACACTACGAAACATCGACAAGTATATCGACAAACGGTTTCAGCGCACATTTATACTCAGAGGAATTGATCTGGATATAGAAGAGGGAGAGTTTGTAACCATCATGGGGCCAAGCGGAGCGGGCAAATCCACGCTTCTGAATATTCTTGGATTCCTGGATGACGCTTCCGCGGGTGAGTATTCATTCCTTGGCGAACCGGTTCACAACCTTAGCGAAAAGAAGAAATCCGATTACCATAAATCGCATATCGGATTTGTGTTCCAGGCGTACCATCTGATCGATGAGCTTACCGTCTATGAAAATATTGAGATGCCCCTTCTCTATCGAAAAGTTAAGGGCAGTCAGCGCAAAGCGATGGTGGCCGAGATGCTGGACCGGTTTAACATTGTGGCCAAAAAAGACCTCTTTCCAAACCAGCTTTCCGGCGGGCAGCAGCAGGTCGTGGGCGTTGCACGGGCTATCATCGGAAGCCCGAAACTGCTTTTGGCCGACGAACCGACGGGCAATCTTCATTCCGGACAGTCGGAAGAGATCATGGAGATCTTCAAAATGCTGAACGAGGAGGGAGTCACGATTGTGCAGGTAACGCACTCCGAAAAGATGGCCGGGTATGGAAACAGAATTATCAATATGAAGGACGGCGTTTTAACGGAAGAGGATCCCTATCCTGATAAAGAGGAAGCCATATCAAAGTAA
- a CDS encoding ABC transporter permease: MLKNYIKIAFRNVKKNPGYSAINIFGLAVGIAVCVLIFRYISFELSYDRYHDDADRLYRITVKMESGDAIALTPSIVSPLFQQSISEVEAATRIYDYSSFRSVVLGYEDRVFEENSFAFADSSVFSIFDFELLQGDPATALVRPYTVVLSKSTAAKYFGTENPVGKTITLDNARDLEVTGVMKDIPQNSHFRFDVFTSLESRRNWGELSDTQLRGAQFYTYVKLHQDANLQVVQSKVAEILEQYASGSFVAELGLQPVTDIHLYSQVEHEIQPQGDIRYVMAAGFTALLILLIACINYMNLSTARSAQRSREVGIRKVMGSDRRAIMKQFYGEAAFLSLAALILAMFLAELSLPWFSSLIKRPLEAGISGGSLFMILLGIGVLVALFAGSYPALVLSSFNPARVLSGGKQKAGSAAFRKVLVVFQFSVSVFLIVGSLIVHSQIQFIQQKELGFNKDRILSLTSYNDVENRFELLETEMNRIPGIEGLTMGSHSPVEIGSGYSLMVEGLELDPNFGIRGLKAMPGYPELFDMKIAAGRTLTENDFQSTNRNENPEYSFIMNETAVARIGLTPEEAIGRRLTVNGRIGPVIGIVEDFHFNSMSTEIEPLLIFPQDGFNRLFISLSTSDIAGTLQEIGETWTELFPQIPFEYQFVDQQFDRLYRSEMQIGTLFTAFSILAIVIACLGLFGLASFMVEQRSREVGIRKVLGASITGILTLFSYDFLKLVGLGFLIGVPVAWYVMNNWLQNFAYRTEIGAGILMLAGCTILLIALISVGYQAVKAALLNPVDTMRSE; the protein is encoded by the coding sequence ATGCTCAAAAACTACATCAAAATCGCTTTTCGGAATGTGAAGAAAAATCCGGGCTACTCAGCCATTAACATATTTGGCCTGGCGGTTGGTATTGCAGTATGCGTGCTCATTTTTCGCTATATTTCGTTTGAGCTGTCGTACGACAGATATCACGATGATGCCGATCGCCTCTACCGGATAACCGTTAAAATGGAAAGCGGGGACGCCATAGCACTTACGCCGTCTATCGTGTCTCCGCTGTTTCAACAGTCAATATCGGAGGTGGAAGCCGCCACCAGGATTTATGATTATAGCTCTTTCAGGTCGGTCGTATTGGGATATGAAGATCGTGTTTTTGAAGAGAACAGTTTTGCCTTTGCAGATTCGTCTGTTTTTTCAATTTTCGACTTTGAATTGCTTCAAGGTGATCCTGCCACGGCTTTGGTAAGGCCCTACACGGTTGTGTTGAGCAAGAGCACGGCTGCTAAATATTTCGGAACGGAGAACCCTGTTGGCAAAACCATTACGCTCGACAATGCAAGAGACCTGGAAGTGACGGGTGTGATGAAAGACATTCCACAAAACAGCCACTTTCGGTTTGACGTATTTACTTCTCTTGAGTCCAGAAGAAACTGGGGTGAGCTGAGCGATACGCAGCTGAGGGGTGCCCAATTCTACACCTACGTGAAGCTTCATCAAGACGCGAATCTTCAGGTGGTTCAGTCGAAGGTTGCAGAAATTCTGGAACAATACGCATCAGGGAGTTTTGTGGCGGAGCTTGGTTTACAGCCGGTTACGGATATACACCTCTACTCACAGGTAGAACATGAAATCCAGCCTCAGGGTGATATACGCTATGTGATGGCAGCAGGTTTTACAGCACTGCTGATACTGCTGATTGCATGCATCAACTACATGAACCTATCAACGGCCCGATCGGCACAGCGATCGAGAGAGGTGGGTATTCGTAAAGTAATGGGCTCCGACAGACGAGCGATTATGAAACAGTTTTATGGCGAAGCGGCATTTCTCAGTTTAGCCGCTCTTATTCTGGCTATGTTTCTCGCTGAGTTAAGTTTGCCATGGTTCTCATCCCTTATCAAAAGACCGCTTGAGGCGGGGATTTCAGGAGGGAGCCTCTTTATGATTCTCCTGGGTATAGGTGTATTGGTTGCACTTTTTGCGGGCAGTTATCCGGCCCTGGTACTTTCATCATTCAATCCTGCAAGGGTGTTGTCGGGAGGGAAGCAGAAGGCAGGAAGTGCTGCTTTCCGGAAAGTATTGGTCGTATTTCAATTTAGCGTATCGGTTTTTCTGATTGTGGGCAGCCTGATTGTTCACAGCCAGATTCAATTCATTCAGCAGAAGGAGCTCGGTTTTAATAAAGACAGGATTCTTTCTCTTACCTCCTATAACGATGTGGAGAACCGCTTTGAGCTGCTCGAAACGGAAATGAACCGCATTCCGGGAATAGAAGGTCTGACGATGGGATCGCACTCTCCGGTTGAGATAGGATCGGGCTACAGCCTCATGGTAGAGGGGTTGGAACTGGATCCAAATTTTGGGATACGAGGCCTAAAAGCCATGCCGGGTTACCCGGAACTGTTCGACATGAAAATCGCGGCGGGCAGAACACTGACAGAAAATGATTTTCAGAGCACCAACCGCAATGAAAATCCGGAATATTCATTCATTATGAATGAAACGGCTGTAGCCAGAATCGGACTGACCCCGGAAGAAGCCATCGGCCGCCGGCTTACCGTAAACGGCCGAATCGGTCCGGTGATTGGGATTGTGGAGGATTTTCACTTCAACTCTATGAGCACAGAAATTGAACCGCTGCTCATCTTCCCGCAGGACGGGTTTAACCGGCTCTTCATCAGCCTTAGCACATCCGACATAGCAGGTACCCTACAGGAAATTGGAGAGACCTGGACTGAACTCTTTCCACAGATTCCCTTTGAATATCAATTTGTGGATCAGCAGTTTGATCGGCTCTACCGCAGCGAAATGCAGATTGGCACTCTGTTCACAGCCTTTTCTATACTGGCTATTGTTATTGCGTGCCTGGGACTGTTTGGCCTGGCCTCTTTCATGGTAGAGCAGCGATCAAGAGAGGTTGGAATCCGAAAGGTGCTGGGTGCATCCATAACAGGAATCCTGACTTTATTCTCATATGACTTTCTGAAACTTGTGGGACTGGGCTTCCTCATCGGCGTGCCGGTTGCATGGTATGTAATGAACAACTGGCTGCAAAACTTCGCCTACCGTACCGAGATCGGGGCCGGAATCCTTATGCTGGCGGGCTGCACTATTTTGTTGATTGCACTGATATCAGTTGGATATCAGGCCGTCAAAGCGGCGCTGCTCAATCCCGTTGATACGATGAGGAGTGAATGA
- a CDS encoding ABC transporter permease produces the protein MLTNYIKIALRNIRRNPGYSAINIVGLAVGLAVSILILLYIQFELSYDKYHDDSERIVRVSRAWFNQNGETSLHLGHAAPPFGPMLEDEFPGIIEEMVRFFQVSPLLRYDERSFVEDRFFFADPEVFGMFSWNMIQGDPETALQNPDALVLTRSMAIKYFGSENALGKTLEFQFQGVTLPMQVTGVVQDVPENSHFQFDFLGSMVPVIQFYGGMEAMMQNFGSNNFATYLRLGSSDDFSRLQDQIPGFIDRNLGSANQDVPASAGTMLILQRLTDIHLHSNLDSEIEANSRIEYIYVYSAIALFILVIACINFMKLSTARSARRATEVGLRKVIGADRGSLIRQFMGESVLITVISLFLAILMVEASLPFVNEFIDKELEFRFFSDITHLIAPLALILLVGLAAGSYPALFLSGFQPSSVLKGTFRAGKSHERFRSALVIAQFSISITLIASMIIVYNQLDFMRSKDLGFDKDHIAVLPANEQIRSGYENIRERLLSHPGILNVSMSSRVPSGRLLDSQGTTAEVDGELRQINSRIADIHVSHDFMQTFGIDLVSGRDFDRDLASDSTQSFILNESAVQTIGWSSPEEAVDKEFHYGGRRGRVIGVTRDFHFESLHQSIAPIVFLIPDQRINSVAVKVRDNQREEALAFLEEQWSVLRPGFPFTYFFVEESFNEQYEAESRLGTLFGFFSGLAVLIAGLGLFGLASFTAQERRKEIGIRKVLGAGTSGIVLLLSKRFTLLVLISVAISVPLAWYGMNRWLENFAYRDSIPVSAFLFAGIIALLIAWFTISWQSVKAAMMNPVQSLRSE, from the coding sequence ATGCTTACAAACTACATCAAAATCGCCTTACGCAATATCCGGAGGAATCCGGGGTATTCGGCGATCAATATTGTCGGGCTGGCGGTGGGGCTGGCGGTCAGCATTCTGATTCTGCTCTATATCCAGTTTGAATTGAGTTACGATAAATATCACGACGACTCGGAACGGATTGTGCGCGTATCACGGGCCTGGTTCAATCAGAACGGTGAAACCAGTTTGCATCTGGGCCATGCTGCCCCGCCCTTTGGTCCGATGCTGGAGGATGAATTCCCCGGCATTATTGAAGAGATGGTTCGTTTTTTTCAGGTGAGCCCGCTGCTAAGGTATGATGAGAGATCGTTTGTAGAGGACCGATTTTTCTTTGCGGATCCGGAGGTGTTCGGCATGTTTTCCTGGAATATGATTCAGGGGGACCCTGAAACGGCTCTGCAGAATCCGGATGCGCTTGTGCTGACCCGCAGTATGGCGATCAAGTACTTTGGGAGTGAAAACGCACTGGGCAAAACCCTTGAGTTTCAGTTCCAGGGAGTAACACTGCCGATGCAGGTGACCGGGGTGGTGCAGGACGTGCCGGAAAACTCCCATTTTCAGTTCGATTTTCTCGGCTCAATGGTTCCGGTGATCCAGTTTTATGGCGGCATGGAAGCGATGATGCAAAATTTTGGAAGCAACAATTTTGCAACCTATCTGCGATTGGGCAGTTCGGATGATTTCAGCCGTCTGCAGGATCAAATACCCGGATTTATAGACCGAAACCTGGGTTCGGCGAACCAGGATGTGCCCGCATCTGCAGGTACCATGCTGATTCTGCAGCGTCTTACCGATATCCATCTTCACTCAAACCTCGACTCCGAAATAGAGGCCAACAGCCGCATTGAATACATCTATGTGTACTCGGCAATTGCACTCTTCATTCTGGTAATCGCGTGTATCAATTTTATGAAACTGAGCACGGCCCGGTCGGCAAGACGTGCAACAGAGGTAGGGCTCAGAAAAGTAATCGGAGCCGATCGCGGCTCTCTGATACGTCAGTTTATGGGTGAATCGGTGCTGATAACCGTTATTTCGCTGTTTCTGGCCATCCTGATGGTTGAGGCCTCTCTTCCGTTTGTGAATGAATTCATCGACAAGGAGCTGGAGTTTCGGTTTTTCTCGGATATCACACACCTGATTGCGCCGCTGGCATTGATCCTTCTTGTGGGGTTGGCTGCCGGAAGTTACCCTGCACTGTTCCTTTCCGGTTTTCAGCCGTCATCTGTTCTCAAGGGAACCTTCAGGGCGGGTAAATCGCACGAACGGTTTCGGTCAGCACTGGTCATAGCCCAGTTTTCCATTTCCATTACCCTGATAGCAAGCATGATCATCGTTTATAATCAGCTTGATTTTATGAGAAGTAAAGATCTTGGGTTTGACAAGGACCACATTGCGGTGCTGCCGGCCAATGAACAGATCAGATCCGGTTATGAAAACATCAGGGAAAGGCTTTTGAGCCACCCCGGGATACTGAACGTATCCATGTCGAGCCGGGTGCCATCCGGCCGTCTGCTCGATTCACAGGGAACCACCGCCGAAGTGGATGGTGAGCTGCGGCAGATCAATTCCAGGATTGCCGATATCCATGTAAGTCATGATTTTATGCAAACATTTGGAATTGACCTGGTATCGGGTCGCGATTTTGACAGAGATCTGGCGAGCGATTCAACACAGTCTTTCATCCTGAATGAGTCGGCAGTTCAAACGATCGGATGGTCCTCTCCCGAAGAGGCCGTCGATAAAGAGTTTCATTACGGAGGCCGGCGCGGTAGGGTAATCGGTGTGACCAGGGATTTTCATTTCGAGTCCCTTCACCAGTCCATCGCACCCATTGTGTTCCTGATCCCGGATCAGCGCATCAACAGCGTGGCGGTAAAAGTGCGTGATAACCAAAGAGAGGAAGCCCTCGCCTTTCTGGAAGAGCAGTGGTCGGTTCTGAGACCCGGCTTCCCCTTCACCTATTTTTTTGTGGAAGAGAGCTTTAATGAGCAGTACGAAGCCGAGTCGCGGCTTGGCACCCTCTTTGGCTTTTTCTCGGGTCTGGCAGTTTTGATTGCAGGATTGGGCCTGTTCGGGCTGGCCTCCTTTACCGCGCAGGAGCGCAGAAAGGAGATCGGAATCCGCAAGGTGCTGGGTGCGGGCACCTCCGGAATTGTATTGCTGCTTTCGAAACGTTTCACGCTGCTGGTATTGATATCCGTGGCCATTTCGGTTCCGCTGGCCTGGTACGGTATGAACCGCTGGCTGGAAAATTTTGCATATCGCGATTCCATCCCGGTCAGTGCCTTTTTATTTGCCGGGATCATTGCGCTGTTAATCGCATGGTTCACCATCAGCTGGCAATCGGTCAAGGCAGCAATGATGAACCCGGTACAGAGCTTGAGGAGTGAATGA
- a CDS encoding ABC transporter permease — translation MIKNYLKIAFRNLFKNKVYSFINIFGLAVGIACCLLIGLYVHNEWSYDEFHADSDRLYRAWVHEDYGNDEIYFNSVTPLILASALENNIPEVEQISRFTTFSNLVKHPDQTEAVSEAISIVDPDFFDMFDFEVIRGVASQTRDNPATVVITEQIAKQFFGEEDPLMQTLHIQFGDTFDEFTVAAIIKNPPLNSSIQFGILIPFSNSSKVFSQNSLTNWFSVSTETYVLLRENSRMEEINEKMETMMVTELGSRYGDDFNEGDLTYTVGLQPITDIRLNTEIPAGIAEVSDPVYSYILAAIALLVLLIACVNFMTLAISRSASRAREVGIRKTIGAVRQHLMLQFWGEALLMTMIALCGGVLLAELLLPRFNSLSGTGLQLELLSGNILILFGIGAILISFIAGIYPALMISGFKPVDVLKGRLSLSGDKNLFRQTMVIFQFSLSIALIAGTLIITQQLEYMRSADLGYNKDQVVVLSTDLNAGPGVPLSQTISDAERLKERLESELAGYPDITSISISSFTPVQSGGWISSDYRDQNDRKRFFDFNIVDHDFVETYGISLISGRDFSVNNPSDERRAILVNEALVEDYGWENPIGQRLPGPDFEEHEVIGVVQNFHYESLHMEVDPLALTINPDILFSGIENIGFSTSPTPRISVRFNSQNLPALMDRIEASWASASVGAPFNYTFVDQSVDNQYRQEERLSQIVLFGSALAIIIACLGLFGLASLMVVRRSKEIGVRKVLGASSQSIVLLINKEFTRLVLSAFIIAAPVAWFVMSNWLQNFAYRIEPDIGLFLLAGASALVIAWLTVGYQSIRATLINPTESLRSE, via the coding sequence ATGATTAAAAACTACCTCAAAATTGCCTTCCGGAACCTGTTCAAGAACAAGGTCTACTCCTTTATCAACATTTTCGGTCTGGCGGTTGGCATAGCCTGCTGCCTGCTGATCGGGCTGTATGTCCATAATGAGTGGAGCTATGATGAGTTTCACGCCGATTCAGACCGCCTGTACCGTGCCTGGGTGCATGAAGATTATGGAAATGATGAAATTTACTTTAATTCTGTTACGCCGCTAATCCTGGCATCTGCCCTTGAAAACAATATTCCCGAGGTTGAACAGATTAGCCGGTTTACAACTTTTTCTAATCTTGTTAAGCATCCTGATCAAACCGAAGCCGTGTCGGAAGCTATATCCATTGTGGATCCTGACTTTTTTGACATGTTTGACTTTGAAGTGATACGAGGTGTTGCGAGTCAAACCCGGGATAATCCCGCAACGGTTGTAATCACCGAGCAGATTGCAAAACAGTTTTTTGGCGAGGAAGATCCCCTCATGCAGACTTTGCACATTCAGTTCGGAGATACGTTTGATGAATTTACCGTCGCTGCGATCATCAAAAACCCTCCACTTAATTCGAGTATACAGTTTGGAATCCTCATTCCTTTTTCAAACAGTTCAAAAGTTTTCAGTCAGAATTCACTAACGAACTGGTTCAGTGTGTCCACGGAGACGTATGTATTGCTGCGTGAAAACAGCCGAATGGAGGAGATAAATGAGAAGATGGAGACCATGATGGTTACCGAGCTGGGTAGCAGGTATGGTGATGACTTCAATGAGGGTGACCTAACCTATACGGTAGGTTTGCAGCCCATTACGGATATACGCCTCAACACAGAAATACCGGCAGGCATTGCAGAGGTGAGCGATCCCGTGTATTCCTATATTCTTGCAGCAATTGCGTTGCTGGTGCTCCTTATTGCCTGTGTTAATTTTATGACGCTTGCCATCAGCCGCTCTGCATCAAGGGCAAGAGAAGTAGGTATTCGCAAAACGATAGGTGCAGTCAGGCAACATCTGATGCTTCAGTTTTGGGGAGAAGCGCTCTTAATGACGATGATTGCACTATGTGGAGGTGTTCTTCTTGCAGAGCTTCTTTTACCGCGATTTAACAGCTTGTCGGGAACCGGCCTTCAGCTTGAGCTATTGTCCGGCAATATTCTCATTCTGTTTGGTATCGGCGCGATATTAATCAGCTTTATTGCAGGGATCTATCCCGCACTCATGATATCCGGATTTAAACCCGTTGACGTTCTCAAAGGCCGGTTGAGTTTATCGGGTGATAAAAACCTGTTTCGGCAGACCATGGTTATATTTCAGTTTTCACTCTCTATCGCTCTGATTGCGGGTACGCTGATTATTACCCAACAGCTTGAATACATGCGTTCGGCCGATCTCGGGTACAACAAAGACCAGGTGGTGGTCTTGTCAACGGATCTGAATGCAGGCCCGGGAGTACCCTTATCCCAAACGATCAGTGATGCCGAAAGATTGAAAGAAAGGCTGGAATCTGAGCTGGCCGGTTATCCTGACATTACGTCTATCAGTATATCTTCTTTTACCCCGGTACAATCGGGTGGATGGATATCCTCTGATTACAGAGACCAAAATGACCGCAAACGTTTTTTTGATTTCAACATAGTGGATCATGATTTTGTTGAAACGTATGGGATCAGCCTTATATCAGGAAGAGATTTCTCAGTCAATAACCCATCTGATGAAAGAAGAGCGATTCTCGTAAATGAAGCTCTTGTAGAGGATTACGGTTGGGAAAATCCGATTGGACAGCGGCTGCCGGGGCCTGACTTTGAAGAACACGAGGTGATTGGTGTGGTTCAAAACTTTCATTATGAATCGCTTCATATGGAAGTTGATCCGCTGGCATTAACCATCAACCCTGATATCCTTTTTAGCGGTATTGAGAATATCGGTTTCAGCACGTCGCCAACCCCAAGGATTTCGGTCCGCTTTAACTCCCAAAACCTGCCTGCCCTCATGGATCGTATCGAAGCGAGCTGGGCATCAGCCTCCGTTGGTGCACCATTCAATTACACCTTTGTGGATCAATCCGTAGACAATCAGTACCGTCAGGAAGAACGCCTAAGCCAAATTGTACTTTTTGGTTCCGCACTTGCAATTATTATAGCCTGTCTTGGACTGTTCGGGCTCGCATCACTGATGGTGGTGCGCAGATCCAAAGAGATTGGAGTTCGAAAAGTTTTGGGGGCAAGCTCACAAAGCATTGTACTTCTGATAAATAAAGAATTTACCAGGCTGGTCCTGTCTGCTTTTATCATTGCAGCCCCTGTTGCCTGGTTTGTAATGAGTAACTGGCTTCAAAATTTTGCGTATCGGATTGAACCGGATATCGGGCTGTTTCTGCTGGCCGGTGCCTCAGCATTGGTAATTGCCTGGTTAACTGTGGGTTATCAGTCCATCCGGGCAACACTGATCAACCCTACGGAAAGCTTGAGGAGTGAATAG